A stretch of the Nerophis ophidion isolate RoL-2023_Sa linkage group LG27, RoL_Noph_v1.0, whole genome shotgun sequence genome encodes the following:
- the amt gene encoding aminomethyltransferase, mitochondrial, which produces MWARLLAGARGAGCGRRDLQRRHASSTGETTLKTTALFDFHRAHGGKMVEFAGWSMPVQYKDSHVSSHAHTREHCSIFDVSHMLQTKVHGKDRIKFMESLVVADVLELKDNQGTLSLFTNDKGGIIDDLIVTKTDQDYLYVVSNAGCADKDSAHMKARLSELKASGCDVDLEFLDEALIALQGPSMCRVLQEGVKEDLAKLTFMTSALATIFGVPGCRVTRCGYTGEDGVEISVPQSRVVELTERLLAHSEVKLAGLGARDSLRLEAGLCLYGNDIEETTTPVEAALLWTIGKRRRQTGGFPGADVILSQIKAKTARKRVGLVSTGPPVRQHTPILSPDGKVIGEVTSGCPSPCLKKNIAMGYVDAAFAKNGTAIQVEVRKKVVPAVVSKMPFVPTNYYSG; this is translated from the exons ATGTGGGCGCGCTTGTTAGCGGGGGCTCGGGGTGCTGGTTGCGGAAGGAGGGACCTGCAGCGAAGACATGCGTCGTCCACTGGAGAG ACCACGCTGAAGACCACGGCCCTTTTTGACTTCCACAGGGCTCACGGCGGAAAGATGGTGGAGTTTGCGGGCTGGAGCATGCCGGTGCAGTACAAAGACAGTCACGTCAGCTCGCACGCGCACACCAGAGAGCATTGCTCCATTTTTGACGTCAGCCACATGCTGCAG ACCAAAGTCCACGGCAAGGACCGGATCAAGTTCATGGAGTCTCTGGTGGTGGCCGACGTTTTGGAACTTAAAGACAACCAG GGTACGCTGTCCCTCTTCACCAATGACAAGGGCGGCATCATTGACGACCTGATCGTGACCAAGACGGACCAGGACTACCTCTACGTGGTCTCAAACGCCGGCTGTGCGGACAAAGACTCTGCTCATATGAAG GCCAGACTTTCAGAGTTGAAGGCGTCAGGCTGTGATGTTGATCTGGAGTTCCTGGATGAAGCCTTGATCGCTCTGCAAG ggcCGTCCATGTGTCGGGTGCTGCAGGAGGGCGTGAAAGAGGACCTGGCCAAGCTGACCTTTATGACGTCCGCCTTGGCCACCATCTTTGGTGTGCCCGGCTGCAGGGTGACCAGGTGTGGCTACACGGGAGAGGACGGCGTGGAG ATCTCCGTTCCTCAGTCCAGAGTGGTGGAGCTGACCGAGAGGCTGCTGGCCCACAGCGAGGTCAAACTGGCCGGCCTGGGCGCCCGGGACAGCCTGCGACTGGAGGCGGGGCTCTGTCTCTACGGCAACGACATCGAAGAGACCACCACGCCCGTGGAGGCCGCCCTCTTGTGGACGATAG GAAAGAGACGGCGTCAGACGGGAGGCTTCCCCGGCGCCGACGTTATCCTGTCTCAGATCAAAGCCAAGACCGCCCGGAAGAGGGTGGGCCTGGTGTCCACGGGGCCCCCCGTCAGACAACACACACCCATACTGAGCCCTGATGGAAAGGTCATAG GCGAGGTGACCAGCGGCTGCCCCTCACCCTGCCTGAAAAAAAACATCGCCATGGGTTACGTGGACGCCGCCTTTGCCAAGAACGGCACAGCGATCCAGGTTGAGGTCCGAAAGAAAGTCGTGCCCGCCGTGGTCTCCAAGATGCCCTTTGTGCCCACCAACTACTACTCTGGATAG